The Nerophis ophidion isolate RoL-2023_Sa linkage group LG05, RoL_Noph_v1.0, whole genome shotgun sequence genomic interval taacgttgctcaaacgataatgtcacacaacacaacacacaaaataaacatgtaaatctcactttattaagttattcctcatccacgaatccctcaaattcttcttcttcagtgttcgaatcaaacagttgggcaaaTAGGGCATCCAACAatgtcgaagtcgtcattaaacgagtcagtgtcgctgctgttaatgttaaattatcTCGCTGCTGTTCTatttcccgtcttctactgtgtgactgatcggcttgagtttaaactctgcacgcctcccgcagtcatatatccaaGCATGCAccgtgcgcttcttcttctacgggggaaaataaggtaggcggctgattaccgtagttgtgagacctcctgtggcatgtttaattcggacactgaagaagaagaattcgagggattcgtggatgaagaataacttaataaagttagctttacatgtttattttgtgtgttgtgttgtatgacattaacgtttgaggaACGTtgaattattgatatattgttattgctttgcactattttgagacatcgttaatggagtcagtgtcgctgctgttgtctagcagttcagtgacaattccggctttcctgaaatcatgtctctcaataggagccattttggggtctttacgtAAACagaaatggaaatgaaacggcacggcCTGGCGCAGTGAAATATGCCAGCGTTTCTTTTCCTACAGGTgaaaatgaaatcggcggctgcttaccgtagttgtgagacctgttgtggctcaatattggtccatatataaggcacaccggattataaggcgcactgtcggcttttgagaacattttacgtttttaggtgcgccttatagtgcggaaaatacggtattttaaaaTGTGCCACGGGCCACTaaaaaattagctgcgggcctcaaatggccccctggccgcgatataaacataaaaaaagtgggctaaaagagcaaacaggtttattgtatttgtttatttaaaaaatactgtaaaaaatggtattttaaaattgtttataacattttttaaatgtgccaaaggccattaaaaaaaaagccacGGGCCGCAAATGTCCCCCTAGccgcaataaaaacataaaaacgtgGGCTAAAGGAGCAAACAGGTTTATTGtacttatttattaaaaaaaatatataaaaaatggtatttaaaatttatttatagtacttttaaaatgtgccacgggtcattaaaaaaataaccgCCAGCCGTAAATGGCCCCCTGGTCAGCGTAAAAACATCATAAAGTAGGCAAAAAGAACAAACaggtttattgtatttatttatttattttaaaaataatataaaaaaattgtatttaaaaatgatttatagtacttttaaaatgtgccacgggccattaaaaaaatagccgcgggccgcaaatggccccctggccgcactttggacacccctcccTTATCAGATAAACAGTCTTTGAatcatttgttttattattagtattatatttattatctaCTGGTTCAGAAGTAAAGCAGATCTTCTTTTCCTCTCTCCTATTTTAGATATCATCAGGTAGAACATTTCAACAATGTTCAGGATCACAGAGAGCACGCCCATCGCCAACATAAAAACgataaatacacttttttctGTCGGACGACTGATGAAACAGTTTGTGGGTGTTTGGCAGCTGCCGCCTTGAAAGGTTATATTAACCGGCATGAGTATGAAGTCGTAGATGAAGTACTGACCCACGATGAAGGCGACCTCAAGCAGGACCTTGACCAGGAGTTGCATCAGGTAGCTGACCAACAGGGAGCCTTCGAGACGCACCTTCCCATGTTCGTCGGAGTATTTGGGGGATTTGATCAACCCATTTCGGTCACACTTCAGCTCCAAGCGTCTCCTGAGCTTGTTCTCTTGGCGAATAACCAGCAGGACGTGGCCCAAGTAGATCAAAGTAGGCGTCGAGACGATGAGAATCTGAAGGACCCAGAAGCGTGTGTGGGAGATGGGGAAGGACGCATCGTAACAAGCATTCTTGCAGCCCGGGCTATTAGTGTTGCAGTCCATGTTTGCTTGTTCATCTCCCCATATTTGATCCACGCCAGCTGCCAGGATGAAGATTCTGAAGATGAAAAGCACGCTCATCCAGACCTTGCCTAGGACAGTTGAGTGCAACTGGACCTTGTCCAACATCTCGGATAGCATGGACCACTCTCCCATGATGGTGGCCAGCTCTCGCAGTACTAGATAGAGGGTAAAAACACAATGAACTTCATGACAAGACAAACGTACGTACCTTCAGTGGCCCGCGTGCGTCCCACCTGGGCCCTCAGTGATGTTGTGCTTAGTCCGACTTCAATAAGTACCCTTCAAAATATCATCCTTTTTGTCAACTTGGCTGGAGAAATACGATACAGAAATTAGGATTgtgcggtataccggtactagtatagtatcgtggtactatccatccatccatccatccatccatccatccatccatccatcttcatccgcttatccgaggttgggttgcgggagcccaagcagagaagcccagacttccctctcccgaggtgttcccaggccagccgggagacatagtcttcccaacgtgtcctgggtcttccccctggcctcctgccggtcaaaCGTGCCCTaacacacctccctagggaggcgttcgggtggcatcctgagcagatgcccaaaccacctcatctggctgctCTCAATGtgtaggagcagcggcttttttctgagttcctcccgggtgacagagcttctcaccctatctctaagggagagccccgccacccggcggaagaaactaatttcagccgcttgtacctgtgatcttgttttttcggtcataatccaaagctcgtgaccataggtgaggatgggaaagtagatcgatcggtaatttgagagctttgccttccggctcagctccttcttcaccacaacagatcgatacagcgtccgcattactgaagacgccgctccgatccgcctgttgatctcacgatctactcttccctcactcgtgaacaagactccgaggtacttaaactcctccacttggggcaaaatctcctccccaacctggagatgcgGCACTTTCCTGGGCGAGAACCAtcaactcggacttggaggtgcttattctTGTCCCAGTCGATTCACAATCAGCTACGAACCggtccaatgagagctgaagattgtggccagttgaagccatcaggaccacatcatctgcaaaaagcagagacctaatcctgcagccacctaatcggatcccctcaacgcatTGACTGCGTCTACAAATCCTATCCATAAAATTTATGAACAgagtcagtgacaaagggcagccttggtggagtccaaccctcactggaaacgggtccgacttactgcctgcaatgcagaccaagctctgacactaattatacagggagcggaccgccccaATCAGATAGTCCAattccccatactctctgagcactccccacaggacttcccggggcacaccgtcgaatgccttctccaagtccacaaagcacatgtacaaaccctgtttccatatgagttgggaaattgtgttggatgtaaatataaatggaatacaatgatttggaaataattttcaacccatattcacttgaatatgctacaaagacaacatatttgatgttcaaactgataaactttttttttttgtgtaaatagtcattaactttagaatttgatgccagcaacacgtgacaaagaatttgggaaaggtggcaataaatactgataaagttgaggaatgctcatcaaacacttatttggaacatcccacaggtgtgcaggctaattgagaaaaggtgggtgccatgattgggtataaaaacagcttcccaaaaaatgctgagtctttcacaagaaaaaatggggcgaggtacacccctttgtccacaattgcgtgagcaaatagtcaaacagtttaagagcaacgtttttcaaagtgcaattgcaagaaatttagggatttcaacatctacggtccaaaatatcatcaaaaggttcagagaatctggagaaatcactccacgtaagtggcatggccggaaaccaacattgaatgaccatgacctttgatccctcagacggcactgtatcaaaaaccgacatcaatcgctaaaggatatcaccacatgggctcaggaacacttcagaaaaccactgtcactaaatacagtttgtcgctacatctgtaagtgcaagttaaaactgtactatgcaaagcaaaagcaatccagaaacgccgccggcttctccgggcccgagatcatctaagatggactgatgcaaagtggaaaagtgttctgtggtctgacgagtccacatttcaaattgtttttggaaatattcgaccatcaggaccaaagaggaagccaaccatccagactgatatcggcgcaaagttcaatagccagcgtctgtgatggtataggggtgcattagtgcccaaggcatgggtaacttacacatctgtgaaggcaccattaatgctgaaaggtacatacagcttttggaacaacatatgctgccatctaagcgctgtctttttcatggacgcccctgcttatttcagtaagacaatgccaagccacattcagcacgtgttgcaacagtgtggcttcgtaaaaaaaaaaagagtgcagatactttcctggctcgactgcagtccagacctgtctggactgcttcaaagtttcaacaattagtttcctcagttcccaaacgtttattgagtgttgttaaaagaaaaggtgacgtaagacagcggtgaaaatgccctttccaaaatactttggcacatgttgctggcatcaaattctaaagtttatgattatttgcaaaaaaaagtttatcagtttgaacatcaaatatgttgtctttgtagcatattcaactaaatatgggttgaaaataatttgcaaatcattgtattctgtttttttttttttacatctaacacaattttccaactcatatgtaacaggatttgtgtgtatatatatatatataaatacatatatatatatacaaatcatAGAGCAACActgcccccttgtgtctgtgctGTCAACTCCTTCCAGCATACAGATACATAACAATTATTAATACAATCAAATACATTTATTGTGTATGTTTAGccagtgtgcttagctgttgtgaagctgctttttatgttttttatttattttgcttttatttaaCTAGGTAAAATCCCATTTGGGataaagatctcttttccaaggggaGACCTGggcaagagggcagcagcaaggttacatcaCAGACAGTAAACAAGACATAAAACTTTAAATTCACAACATTAAAATGTGCATACAGGCAAGATAGGCTGCAATCcgttcacagaagctttaaactaatTGAATGTAACAAGGGTATGAAGTTGAAGATCTGATTGTAAGTTATTCCAAACTTCCTGCTAGTATGTTTAGCTTTTGaaaaatgacttcactaaaatacaagaattGACTAACTTTGTGTGCTTATCGGAGGATGTTTAGCTTTACACAAGTAAAAGGGCAGAAGGACTGCTTGTCTTACTGAATATCAAATATTTCAGATGCAAGCCGATTTCAAACGATACTTGTTTTTTAATTTTGCTCGATATCAATATTGGATAGGGACACCCTTACTTAAATGCTTTCTTCGCTCTCAAACCCTAATAAttttaacatcaacaaagttaAATTAGTATTTGCATTTCAGTGCACTGGTGCTTTAAAATCCATGATGCCCTGAGACTTCAGTAAATAActgtaatttaaaataaatgaattaatacaaaaatgttaacaaaaataagttaaataaatcAAGTTATTGAAGGTAATgcctaaatacaaaaataataaaagcaaAAGGCCTTAGATCAGGTAGCACCGACCTGTTAAAAAGGataaattaaacaaaaatggTCAAACGGTGAAAAGTTGTAAACAAAACTAAAGTAACTAAAGTAGTATTCTCTTTTAATTTGATGTCGTTACTCTGCTGGCTTTCTACGTGAACAAGactgtaaacaaaacaaaactaacagTGAACCAATAAATTCAGTATTTGTCAAAAACTATTACACATTCCTGAACCGGTTAATCACTAATAAAAAAGTGTTTGCAAATACATTTACAAACTATAACATTTGCTATATAACATTTGTTTCCATTCTTAGCCACTTTACCTTTGCCTGAGCACTGTGTCCCTCACCAGTTTCCAATCAAGAGACACACCTATCCCTAGTTGCTTATCAGGTGTTTTTTTAAGCCTTTGTTGGTCCTcgtagtgtgaagtgaagtgaattacatttatctatttttttttcttttttttgtattctagcgaatttacaaccccctggcgctgttttattttttactgtttttgtactgttttatactgtttttatacttgtttttattttattaaattaaacaaaaatgGTCAAACAGTGTAAAGTTGTAAACAAAACTAAAGTAACTAAAGTAGTACCCTCTTTTAATTTGATATCGTTACTCTGCTGGCTTTCTACGTGAACAAGACTGTAAACAAAACAAGACTAACAGTGAACCAAGAAATTCAGTATTTGCCTAAAATTGTTACACATACATGAACCGGTTAATCACTAATAAAAAAGTGTTTGCAAATATATTTACAAACTATAACATTTGCTACatctgtacaacataacaacagtaAACATGCCAAATCAAGATTCTGTACCCGGATGCTCATTTACGATCGGCACTGTCAGAGTGGTATTCATAGaacaatatgtattattgtcatttcAGTGGAATATTTTGCCCATCTTATGTTGCTATATAATGTATTAGCACTATTAGAAAAATAACAGTCACAGTATGTAGTAGAGTTCTACACCGAAATAATAAGCAGCATACGttttaaatgaatgaaataaCTTAAAAAATGGAGTTTGCAATACATGACCAACTATTCGTTTCTTCTTTCTTTGTACATTTTCATGCCAGCAAGCTCACAATATAACAGCACTGAATGTAAACACTGTCATTTCTCTCTGGTTGGGACATTTTGTTGAATTCAGAgtgcatttttgtttttgtttttgacagtaaaaaaaaaggacagaATTCCTACCTAAGCAATGGTTCCTCCTTTCTTCTTCTTGCACTCTGTCTAAAATTGCCTCACTTCTCTTTTATAACTCGACATCACTTTGCAGAATCATCACATTTGTTGTACACGGCCCACTCACACTCTCTCACATGTGATTGTCACTCCTGAGTGATATCGGAATGGCTGGAGCGGATGACGAAAAAACAACTTGCAATTTCAGTCCATccaaactctacattaaaacactcctctaacaacaaaaaagctgtgaaaatgatGATGCCGTGTTCCAAATTTACGTTATTTACTGacattgagtgagcctatggctttgcagtttgatatatatatatatatatatatatatatatatattgcattctatttcagttgaatttacaaccccctggcgttgttttattttgtactgttttgtactgtttttgtacttatttttggaaaaaaactaacaaaaaaaaaattcagtccttccatccatccatccattttctaccgcttgtccctttcagtatGCGTGAGCAACATTTACTCCATTGGAATTACAGTAGAAGTGTCACGACAGCTTACacttgtgttttattttcctgtgttGTGGTATCGACAGTAGTTCCTGTCTGGCGCTCTTATTTTTTCATACCACTTCCTGTTTTTCTCCATTCTTAGCTACTTTACCTTTGCCTGAGCACTGTTTCCCTCACCAGTTTCCAATCAGGAGACAAACCTATCCTTAGTTGCTtatcaggtgtttttttttttgttagacaTCTTTGTTGGTACttgtagtgtgaagtgaagtgaattatatttatatagcgcttttctctagagactcatagggctttacatagtgaaacccaatatctaagtttcatttaagccagtgtgggtggcactgagagtgtaaagtgtcttgcccaaggacacaacggcagtggctaggatggcggaagcagggatcaaacctggaacccttaagttgctgtcacagccactctaccgaccgagctataccgttctTGTTCCTTACACTGCTCTGTTTGGATTTGTATTCGCTAATTTCTTTCGACCTTTGTTTCTTCCACGCTGTTGCTACCTTATTTTTCGTCATTCAATAATTATCCCGCCTGCACATCGCTTCTCGTCTCTGTATCCTGGGGGTCTCACCAACAACCTCGAGCTCACCCCTGAATAACgagcatcattttttttttttttttttacaagcgaGAACCAAAATTCTTACTCTTTTCCTTTCTTGGTCTCCTTACGCAAAATATTTTTGTTGAGAAAATGTTGACGGCGCTTGTACAAAATCTTCAAAGTTCCCAAAAATGCACCAGGAGTGAGACCTACCATAATTGGAGACAAGTTTACTTACTGCATGTCGACCCGTTCCGTTCACATCAGAAGTACAAATGACTAAATAAAAAGATtagatttaacaaaaaaatcgcaattagttaaagttaaaaaagttaaaattaaagtaccaatgattgtcacacacactaggtgtggtgaaatgtgtcctttgcatttgacccatccccttgttcacccccggggaggtgaggggagcagtaagtagcagcggtggcagcggtcgggaatcatttttggtgatttaaccccaaagtctaaccctcaattccaacccttcatgctgagtgccaagcagggaggtaatgggtcccatttttatagtctttagcaTGACTCGGCATGCTAAATGATATTATTTTcatattaataattataataacaaaTTTGaatggtatggcatcagagggttattCTTGAATTGGGTAAGAACTTGTTACTTatagggaaactgcacttttttttggagttTTGCCTATCATTAACAATAGAGACGTCCGatatcggactgacgatattTTCGTCCGATAAGTGCTTTAAaatggaaattatcggtatcggtttcaaaaagtaaaatttatgactttataaaacgccgctgtacggagcggtacacggatgtagggagaagtacagaacagttatacttgccaactttaactcccgaatttcagtgcctctcccaaaaatctcccggggcaaccattctcccaaatttctcccgactaccacccagacaacaatattgggggcgtgccttaaaggggaacattatcacaatttcagaagggttaaaaccaataaaaatcagttcccagtagcttattttatttttcgaagtttttttcaaaattttacccatcatgggatatcccgaaaaaaggctttaaagtgcctgatttgcgctatctttaaatccatcgtccattttcctgtaacgtcatttagtgatgccaacatggcgcatAGCATAgcaaggtatagcgacattagctcggattcagactcggatttcagcggcttaagcgattcaacagattacgcatgtattgaaacggatggttggagtatggaggcagatagcgaaaattaaattgaagaagaaactgaagctaatgagcgaatagctattgaagctattcggcgatcgccttctaaccaacgattgagtatCGCAGggtatccgtacatctctgtgtcatgtctgtcgtagcattgccggtaaaatgtgcagaagcAACTTAAatgcgtcgattggtaagtgtttgtttggcaataaatgtgggtggaatgaaaggctggatacaaatataggtacaaatgtacatacagctagcctaaatagcatgttagcatcgattaactggcagtcatgccgcgatcaaatatgtctgattagcacataagtcaataacatcaacaaaactcacgtttgtgatttcgttgactttatcgttgtaaaagcatctgctttgagtgtcgcagggtatccatacatctctgtgccatctctgtcgtagcatcgccggtaaaatgtgcagacgagggactttcggatcttttgacactggagcaacttaaatcagtcgattggtaagtgtttgtttggcattgaatgtgggtggagggaaaggctggatgcaaatatagctacaaatgaggcataacgatgcaatatgtatatatagctagcctgaatagcatgttagcatcgattagcatgccgtgctaatcgatgcacactccacgtaagtcaacttgaatccatccctgttaattttgttacaccctccgacaacacaccgacgagacatgatgtctccaaggtacggaaaactgtcgaaataacgaaaaataacagagctgatttgactcaatgattgtaatgtgtttgagaaaatgacgcattgactacctaggtgacgtcacaacgtgacgtcatcgccccgagagcgaataatagaaaggcatttaattcgccaaaattcacccatttagagttcggaaatcggttaaaaaaatacatggtcctttttctgcaacatcaaggtatatattgacgcttacataggtctggtgataatgttcccctttaaaggcagtgcctttgcgtgccagcccaatcacataatatccacaGCTTTTTTACACGCACAAATGAATGCAAAGCAttcttgctcaacagccatacaggtcacactgagggtggccgtataaacaactttaacactgttacaaatatgcgccacactgtgaacccacaccaaaaaagaatgacaaacacatttcgggagaacatccgcaccgtaacacaacataaacacaacagaaaaaatacccagaaccccttgcagcactaactcttccgggacgctacaatacacaccccctgcTGAACCCTACCCCGACCTCATACCTGACGCCCCCCAACGCCACCCACCTCAaccagggagagcatgtctcaaattccaagctgatgttttgaggcatgttaaaaaaaattatgcactttgtgacttcaataataaatatggcagtgctatgttggccttttttttttcagaactcgatttgatttattttggaaaaccttgttacattttttaatgcatccagcggggcatcacaacaaaattaggcacaataatgcattaattccacgactgtatatatcagtatcggttgatatcggaatgggtaattaagagttgtacaatatctgaatattggatattggcaaaaaaaaaagccattatcggacatctctaataataaccAAACAGTagagacattgttattgtaagaacgAACACCAAGCAACTCTTTTACTAGTGTACCAACACATCTGCATGCTACGATATTAGCCGTAAAAAGCCAACTGCAGACAGAGATAAGCTCACTTCTACAACAACACGAAACGCGTTTGTAATGCACACCCTACGGACCAATCTATATTAACTAAGCAAAATTCTTAGTCCAGTTCCCCTTTAGGTCATACAGCAGTTATgaaattataaaattatattgctgaTTAAACACTAGTTGTAATATTGATATCCTCatgctccctgagagagcatgaggaggttgaggtgggagggtTTGAGGTGGGGGGTAGAGGGTAGGAGGTaacggggtgtatattgtagcgtcccagaagagttagtgctgcaagggattctggctatatcttttttttttgcattctaaatattaaatacatgtgatgAAAAgccagcttacaatggagcccatGGCAGCCGCTCTATACTATTCTGCCACATCCAAACACCTCTGTTGGTGCCATCTAAAGAGAACCCCCAAACGTCgcattttttttgttggttttgagCGGTGACACAATCAATGCAGGCCCTAGCCTTGATTAATCAATCAAGTGCGGCACCTGCACACAAGAGGCGCCAGCAGAAATAGTTTTCCACTGC includes:
- the LOC133552842 gene encoding gap junction Cx32.2 protein-like; amino-acid sequence: MGEWSMLSEMLDKVQLHSTVLGKVWMSVLFIFRIFILAAGVDQIWGDEQANMDCNTNSPGCKNACYDASFPISHTRFWVLQILIVSTPTLIYLGHVLLVIRQENKLRRRLELKCDRNGLIKSPKYSDEHGKVRLEGSLLVSYLMQLLVKVLLEVAFIVGQYFIYDFILMPVNITFQGGSCQTPTNCFISRPTEKSVFIVFMLAMGVLSVILNIVEMFYLMISKIGERKRRSALLLNQ